One stretch of Gemmatimonadota bacterium DNA includes these proteins:
- a CDS encoding DUF2723 domain-containing protein produces the protein MVRCSFLYVVTLAPTTAFWDTSEYIATAHILGVPHAPGNPLFMVLARAWEILLAPLGLSVAVRLNLLSAFTSAAAHGLWFLVVHHILGYFGKDRRFRITGALVAVLISATAFTVWSQSNVNEKVYTVALFTIALLTWLLFRWQARVGEGRVPMGGPHARAGAVRSDNLLVLMAFILALSVGNHLMAFLAAPAIVVFILIVRPRTILNWKLYPAVVAVAVVGLSIHLYLPVRAALDPVINQNDPTCTGIGSALKAIVSYGKYGCVNLGELLTRAQYATLDPSSGEVLSQAQTMFSLPWDVTQPRTPALFLAQLQHYFQYFDWQWSRGVQGADVLLARLRLPFTLLFIALGLWGAVQHRRRDRASFYYL, from the coding sequence GTGGTGCGGTGTTCCTTCCTGTACGTCGTGACCCTGGCGCCCACCACGGCGTTCTGGGACACCAGCGAGTACATCGCCACCGCCCACATCCTGGGGGTCCCGCACGCACCGGGTAATCCGCTGTTCATGGTCCTGGCGCGTGCGTGGGAGATCCTCCTCGCCCCGCTGGGCCTCTCCGTCGCGGTGCGACTCAACCTCTTGAGCGCTTTCACGAGCGCTGCGGCGCATGGACTGTGGTTCCTCGTCGTGCATCACATCCTCGGTTACTTCGGTAAAGACCGCCGTTTCCGGATCACCGGCGCCTTGGTGGCCGTCCTCATCAGCGCGACGGCTTTCACGGTCTGGAGTCAGTCGAACGTCAACGAGAAGGTCTATACGGTCGCGCTCTTTACGATCGCGCTGCTGACCTGGCTTCTGTTCCGTTGGCAGGCGCGAGTAGGAGAGGGACGTGTGCCCATGGGGGGCCCACACGCGCGAGCAGGAGCCGTAAGGAGCGACAATTTGCTCGTGTTGATGGCTTTCATCCTCGCCTTGAGCGTCGGCAACCACCTGATGGCCTTCCTCGCTGCACCGGCAATTGTGGTCTTCATCCTGATCGTTCGCCCACGGACGATCCTGAATTGGAAGCTCTACCCGGCGGTCGTGGCCGTAGCGGTGGTCGGCCTTTCCATTCACCTGTACCTGCCGGTGCGGGCTGCGCTGGATCCCGTGATCAACCAGAACGACCCCACCTGTACGGGCATCGGCAGCGCTCTGAAGGCGATCGTCAGCTACGGGAAGTACGGCTGCGTGAACCTCGGAGAGTTGCTCACGCGGGCCCAGTACGCGACGCTGGATCCCTCTAGCGGCGAGGTCCTCTCTCAAGCTCAAACCATGTTTTCGCTTCCTTGGGATGTCACTCAGCCGCGCACGCCCGCGCTCTTTCTCGCGCAGCTGCAGCACTACTTCCAGTACTTCGATTGGCAGTGGTCCCGGGGGGTGCAGGGCGCCGACGTCCTGCTAGCCCGTCTCCGTCTGCCGTTCACGCTGCTCTTCATCGCGCTGGGACTGTGGGGCGCGGTGCAGCATCGCCGTCGCGACCGGGCGAGCTTTTATTACCTGC
- a CDS encoding prolyl oligopeptidase family serine peptidase, which produces MTATNKPTSRLWIGILSLALLLGSASSAVAQREARDDESAITDPRVQHRTYTMQETGETIPYALFVPTSYDRSTPNRLMVTLHGAGRQYDWVMGYAGFLDRAERDGYIVVTPLGYTRRGGYGARGDEPQDRRAEKDVMTVVDMVRDEFNIDENRTYLWGHSMGGSGTYYIASRYPDVWAGLAAAAGGGMSADYVDEEAIRHIPFLVLHGSEDGTVPVERSRQSVARMKELGMEHLYVEIEGGDHSRFINQSEEVVGMLFDFFNIVAKTH; this is translated from the coding sequence ATGACCGCGACGAACAAACCGACGAGCAGACTATGGATCGGCATACTCTCCCTCGCCTTGTTGCTCGGCTCGGCGAGCTCAGCCGTGGCACAACGTGAGGCGCGCGACGACGAAAGCGCCATCACCGACCCGCGTGTCCAGCACCGCACCTACACGATGCAGGAGACGGGCGAGACGATCCCCTACGCGCTCTTCGTGCCGACCTCGTACGACCGGAGCACACCGAATCGGCTGATGGTGACGCTACACGGGGCCGGGCGCCAATACGACTGGGTGATGGGGTACGCGGGGTTCCTCGACCGTGCCGAACGCGACGGCTACATCGTCGTGACCCCGTTGGGCTACACGCGACGGGGCGGATACGGCGCTCGCGGCGACGAGCCACAGGACCGGCGGGCCGAGAAGGACGTGATGACCGTGGTCGACATGGTCAGAGACGAATTCAATATCGACGAGAACCGCACCTATCTCTGGGGTCACTCGATGGGCGGCTCCGGCACGTACTACATCGCGAGCCGGTACCCGGACGTCTGGGCCGGGCTCGCCGCCGCGGCCGGTGGCGGCATGAGCGCCGACTACGTGGACGAGGAAGCCATCCGGCACATCCCGTTCCTGGTGCTGCACGGCTCAGAGGACGGGACGGTCCCGGTCGAGCGCTCTCGCCAGTCGGTGGCGCGAATGAAAGAGCTGGGGATGGAGCACCTCTACGTCGAGATCGAGGGTGGCGATCACTCGCGGTTCATCAACCAGAGTGAAGAGGTGGTCGGCATGTTGTTCGATTTCTTCAACATTGTGGCGAAGACGCACTGA